A portion of the Prosthecobacter fusiformis genome contains these proteins:
- the cas8g1 gene encoding type I-G CRISPR-associated protein Cas8g1/Csx17 gives MPTLTLSGCAPVPLAHYLKALGILRLVGESPKGDLSASAAWNNDQIILTSRFDGKGLLNFFLHDYQPTPVLAPWNGGSGFFKKDNREAIDAIMASGAARLLNYQNSLTAARQAVNQLDLKEKPDGEAKASLLQICRNTLPDDALGWLDAVFVLSQDGPKFPPLLGTGGNDGRLEFTNNFMQRITELMDCATGQPSPHSERWLRAALFGAAASGSTAKAPIGQFFPGAAGGANATSGFDAASAVNPWDFVLMIEGALLFAAASVKRLESSGDGSLIYPFCVRQTGVGYASASMADEKDARCEMWMPLWERATSLPELRAIFSEGRAQVGGRAAKNGVDFARAAVSLGVDRGISAFQRYGFQVRNGLAYFATPLDRVRVRRNAHSDILSDLDAWHSRLRSKADDAPATVLRGLNEIERRVFEFCQDDSPHARVALLVAAGRTQRALARSFAWVAESFIPPLSGLRPEWLIDNPTTEFRLAASLASTNAWLGRGDGKGTFWLRSQLEPVDIKTGENRVWLSWLKNPSNDVTWHDGDLTDCLNSIMARRIHRVEKAGCEGWPDWSPCYARLDDITDFIEGRIDPAMLADLIWGLSLIDWQTVAYAKKQGREQEQDERITYDWRDDEEYRHRAIPSSFYALLKLCFRHNNDGIPIEATLHQLARIGNGQAASRLAARRLRASGEAPLVTDLPVAATTARRTAAAMLFPISPSDMKLLKLTLQHQTQEQTA, from the coding sequence ATGCCCACTCTCACTCTCTCCGGCTGCGCCCCCGTGCCGCTCGCGCATTATCTGAAAGCCCTAGGCATCCTACGTCTCGTCGGTGAATCACCGAAGGGTGATCTATCTGCCAGCGCCGCTTGGAACAACGATCAGATCATCCTCACCTCACGTTTCGATGGAAAAGGCCTGCTGAACTTCTTTTTGCATGACTACCAGCCTACGCCAGTGCTCGCCCCATGGAATGGTGGGAGTGGCTTTTTCAAGAAGGACAACCGCGAGGCTATTGATGCAATCATGGCCAGCGGTGCTGCGCGGCTACTGAATTATCAGAATAGTCTCACCGCAGCCCGGCAGGCAGTGAATCAGCTTGATCTCAAAGAAAAGCCAGATGGAGAAGCCAAAGCCAGCTTGCTCCAAATCTGCCGTAACACGCTCCCCGATGATGCGCTTGGATGGCTGGATGCGGTTTTCGTCCTGAGCCAGGATGGACCCAAATTTCCGCCATTGCTAGGCACGGGCGGCAATGATGGCCGTTTGGAGTTCACGAATAACTTCATGCAGCGCATCACTGAGTTGATGGACTGTGCCACTGGTCAGCCCTCACCGCATTCAGAGCGGTGGCTGCGTGCGGCCTTGTTTGGCGCTGCCGCTTCTGGCTCAACAGCTAAGGCTCCAATAGGACAGTTTTTCCCGGGTGCCGCAGGCGGGGCAAATGCTACTTCGGGTTTCGACGCGGCCTCTGCCGTGAATCCATGGGACTTCGTTCTTATGATCGAAGGCGCACTGCTCTTTGCCGCCGCGTCCGTGAAACGTCTGGAGAGCAGTGGCGATGGCTCACTGATATACCCTTTCTGTGTCCGCCAAACGGGGGTGGGCTATGCCAGCGCCAGCATGGCAGATGAAAAAGATGCCCGCTGTGAGATGTGGATGCCGCTCTGGGAACGTGCAACTAGCCTTCCCGAGCTGCGAGCCATTTTTAGCGAAGGCCGTGCTCAAGTAGGCGGACGTGCCGCGAAAAATGGGGTGGATTTCGCCCGTGCGGCAGTGAGCCTCGGCGTGGACCGAGGCATCTCAGCCTTCCAGCGTTACGGCTTTCAGGTGCGCAATGGCTTGGCCTACTTCGCCACTCCACTGGATCGTGTGCGAGTCCGCCGAAATGCACACTCGGATATTCTGAGCGACCTTGATGCCTGGCATAGCCGCCTGCGTTCAAAAGCCGATGACGCACCTGCTACCGTCCTTCGCGGCCTGAACGAGATCGAACGCAGGGTTTTCGAGTTCTGCCAGGATGACTCGCCACATGCACGCGTGGCACTGCTCGTCGCCGCAGGACGGACGCAGCGTGCCCTCGCCCGCAGCTTCGCCTGGGTAGCAGAGTCATTTATCCCGCCTCTCTCGGGTTTGCGGCCTGAGTGGTTAATTGATAATCCCACCACTGAGTTCCGTCTCGCCGCCTCACTTGCCAGCACGAATGCGTGGCTTGGTCGTGGAGACGGAAAGGGCACATTTTGGCTCCGCAGTCAGTTAGAACCGGTGGACATCAAAACAGGTGAAAACCGCGTCTGGCTTTCATGGCTGAAAAACCCCAGCAATGACGTCACCTGGCACGATGGCGATCTCACCGATTGCCTGAACTCCATTATGGCTCGTCGCATCCACCGGGTCGAGAAAGCAGGCTGCGAAGGCTGGCCAGACTGGTCTCCGTGTTATGCCCGGCTGGATGACATCACAGACTTCATCGAAGGCCGCATTGATCCCGCTATGTTAGCTGATTTGATCTGGGGACTCAGCCTCATCGACTGGCAGACCGTCGCATATGCGAAGAAGCAAGGCAGGGAGCAGGAGCAGGATGAGCGCATCACCTACGACTGGCGTGATGACGAAGAATACCGCCACCGCGCCATCCCATCTTCCTTCTATGCACTGCTGAAGCTCTGCTTCAGGCATAATAATGACGGCATCCCCATTGAGGCGACCCTTCATCAGCTCGCCCGCATTGGCAATGGGCAGGCAGCCTCACGACTCGCCGCCCGCCGTCTGCGTGCCTCAGGCGAGGCACCACTGGTCACCGACCTGCCGGTCGCAGCTACCACCGCCCGCCGCACCGCTGCGGCAATGCTTTTTCCCATCTCCCCGAGCGATATGAAGCTCCTCAAACTGACCCTCCAACATCAAACCCAAGAACAAACCGCATGA
- a CDS encoding segregation and condensation protein A yields MEDKDYKVKLEIFEGPLDLLLYLIKKDEIDIYDVSIGRITKQYLDYINTFKMLNIEVASEFIVMAANLMYIKSRELLPQTQQPPDEDADEEDPRWELIRQLVEYKKFKDVASFLGTQEVKADEFFATTPELPDLSAPAPNVAGQVGIFDLIRAFQKVLKRFENTTDIREIVSDRYSVADKIEHLLEAIPMGGRVRFDSLFSTAASRVEVIVTFLAMLELMKLNHLMVEQEQMLGDIVVIRPQI; encoded by the coding sequence GTGGAAGACAAGGATTACAAGGTCAAACTGGAGATTTTCGAGGGCCCCCTCGACCTGCTGCTGTACCTCATCAAAAAGGATGAGATCGACATCTATGATGTGTCCATCGGCCGCATCACCAAGCAGTATCTCGATTACATCAACACCTTCAAGATGCTCAACATCGAGGTGGCCAGCGAGTTCATCGTCATGGCCGCCAACCTCATGTACATCAAAAGCCGCGAGCTCCTGCCCCAGACGCAGCAGCCGCCCGATGAAGACGCCGATGAGGAAGATCCGCGCTGGGAGCTCATCCGCCAGCTCGTCGAATACAAAAAGTTCAAAGACGTGGCCAGCTTCCTCGGCACTCAGGAAGTCAAAGCCGACGAATTTTTCGCCACCACCCCCGAGCTGCCGGACCTCTCCGCCCCCGCCCCGAATGTGGCAGGCCAGGTGGGCATCTTCGACCTCATCCGCGCTTTCCAAAAAGTACTCAAACGCTTCGAAAACACCACCGACATCCGCGAGATCGTCAGCGACCGCTACAGCGTCGCCGACAAGATCGAGCACCTGCTGGAGGCCATCCCCATGGGCGGACGCGTCCGCTTTGATTCCCTCTTCAGCACCGCCGCCTCCCGTGTCGAGGTCATCGTCACCTTCCTGGCCATGCTGGAGCTCATGAAGCTAAACCACCTCATGGTGGAGCAGGAGCAGATGCTCGGAGACATCGTCGTCATCCGCCCGCAGATCTAA
- the csb2 gene encoding type I-G CRISPR-associated protein Csb2: protein MTILELCFPAGRYHATPWGRHVNEGAVEWPPSPWRLLRSLIATRHLKARTEVPEDVLSGLIIALASRLPHFQLPATTGSHTRHYMPYVEGSKEKTTKVFDTFLQLAPEDALLIAWEVELPEIQLEALRLLAERMGYFGRAESLVEARLRKDISAIQANAVPLAEDEPLPKRAELVRLLAPVSADAYTVWRADFIAANAPQEDTDGKKKPKTKKIKSPSVPEDLYTALHADTGDLQSVGWNLPPGSATVNYSRQIISPASQQRKTVSDDSARHTVARYQVVSKVAPRITQAVSVADRVHKALCKWSDQGQGRATVFTGKDEHGQPLPDHQHAHIFCEANGPRDAITHITVWARMGFDHAARLALRRLNKVWGHEGHDIRLVLIGIGDSGTFPDCQLLGASKVWRSLTPFVSTLHMKSYGDGRPKIDVMNGWQIGSAGHDLKRLLNKEDAAAGIRQEKQITLPNQRTLRSLQYQTSRPDGAGKRGNGDAGAFVIEFLEPRTGPLALGYGSHFGLGLFVPADHA from the coding sequence ATGACCATCCTAGAACTCTGTTTCCCAGCCGGGCGCTACCACGCCACGCCCTGGGGCCGTCACGTGAATGAAGGTGCGGTGGAGTGGCCGCCCTCGCCTTGGCGACTGTTACGCAGCCTCATCGCCACCCGGCATCTGAAAGCCCGAACTGAGGTGCCGGAGGACGTTTTAAGCGGCCTAATCATCGCGCTGGCCTCACGGTTGCCTCATTTTCAACTGCCCGCCACCACCGGCAGCCACACAAGGCACTACATGCCATATGTGGAGGGATCAAAGGAGAAGACGACCAAGGTCTTTGACACCTTCCTCCAGCTAGCCCCAGAGGATGCACTGCTTATCGCCTGGGAGGTGGAGTTGCCAGAGATCCAGCTCGAAGCGCTACGTCTCCTCGCCGAGCGAATGGGCTACTTTGGCCGTGCAGAGAGCCTCGTGGAAGCACGCTTGCGGAAGGACATCTCCGCCATCCAGGCCAATGCCGTGCCACTGGCTGAAGACGAACCGTTGCCGAAGCGGGCAGAACTCGTACGCTTGCTCGCTCCGGTCTCAGCAGATGCCTACACTGTATGGCGTGCAGACTTCATCGCTGCCAATGCTCCCCAGGAAGACACGGATGGCAAAAAAAAGCCCAAGACGAAGAAGATCAAAAGCCCGTCTGTGCCGGAAGATCTCTACACTGCGCTTCATGCAGACACGGGTGATCTCCAGTCTGTCGGCTGGAACCTTCCTCCAGGCTCAGCCACCGTGAATTACAGCCGTCAGATCATCTCTCCGGCATCCCAGCAACGCAAAACTGTCAGTGACGATTCCGCACGCCATACCGTGGCCCGTTATCAGGTCGTCAGCAAAGTGGCACCGCGCATTACCCAAGCCGTCTCCGTGGCGGATCGCGTGCACAAGGCTCTTTGCAAATGGTCCGATCAAGGCCAGGGCCGCGCTACCGTCTTCACTGGCAAAGATGAGCACGGTCAGCCACTACCTGACCACCAGCACGCCCACATCTTCTGTGAGGCAAACGGTCCCCGAGATGCAATCACCCACATCACTGTTTGGGCAAGGATGGGCTTTGACCATGCCGCACGTCTCGCACTCCGCCGCTTGAACAAAGTCTGGGGGCACGAAGGTCATGACATCCGCCTCGTGCTCATTGGTATTGGTGACTCAGGCACATTCCCTGATTGCCAATTACTCGGTGCATCCAAAGTCTGGCGCTCGCTGACTCCCTTTGTCTCCACGCTTCACATGAAAAGCTATGGTGATGGCCGCCCAAAGATTGACGTCATGAACGGCTGGCAGATTGGCTCTGCAGGACACGATTTGAAGCGCCTGCTGAACAAGGAAGACGCTGCGGCTGGTATTCGGCAAGAAAAGCAGATCACCCTGCCGAACCAACGCACGCTCCGCAGTCTTCAATACCAGACTTCCCGCCCGGATGGTGCTGGCAAACGCGGCAATGGCGACGCAGGTGCCTTTGTAATCGAATTTCTTGAACCTCGCACTGGCCCACTCGCCCTTGGCTACGGTTCCCACTTCGGCCTCGGCCTCTTCGTTCCCGCCGATCATGCCTGA
- a CDS encoding helix-turn-helix transcriptional regulator, whose amino-acid sequence MSKTLFPVKSVIATDGTAMPVRTGVSRPALWRILEIHKIIRAGRYPNCSSLAKEIEVTRKTIQRDVSFLREQWGLPLEYDAERNGYHYTQEVHEFPMLHLSRNDLVALFLARHALEPLRGTGLERMLAASFSKIAEACPGEVSIQWHELDGAFSVKAMGVLAADVRLFSDLLDAVMARREVAFDYCKLTASKAERRTVQPYHVGQIEHGWYVLAYDPGRQGMRTFALQRMTNLEMLGTTFVRDARFDVSDHLGGGFGVWSYEGQEGGPHAVRIRFEGYAARVVAERSWHPSQEIKELDKDGDVIEFHATLSGLEEVTRWVLSWGSKAKVLGPPELKRRVREELVKMMADGAEPPWQAGVPASL is encoded by the coding sequence ATGTCCAAAACGTTGTTTCCTGTGAAATCTGTGATTGCCACCGATGGCACGGCGATGCCGGTGCGGACGGGTGTGAGCCGGCCTGCGCTGTGGCGGATTTTGGAGATCCATAAGATCATCCGGGCGGGGCGGTATCCGAACTGCTCGTCGCTGGCGAAGGAGATCGAGGTGACACGGAAGACGATCCAGCGGGATGTGAGCTTCCTGCGGGAGCAGTGGGGGCTGCCGCTGGAGTATGATGCGGAGAGGAACGGGTATCATTATACCCAGGAGGTACATGAGTTTCCCATGCTGCATCTTTCGCGGAACGATCTGGTGGCGTTGTTTCTGGCGCGGCATGCGCTGGAGCCTTTGCGCGGGACGGGGCTGGAGCGGATGCTGGCGGCGAGTTTTAGCAAGATCGCGGAGGCGTGTCCGGGGGAGGTGTCCATCCAATGGCATGAGCTGGACGGTGCTTTTTCAGTCAAGGCGATGGGGGTGCTGGCGGCGGATGTGAGGCTTTTCAGCGATCTTTTGGACGCGGTGATGGCGCGACGGGAGGTGGCTTTCGACTACTGCAAGCTGACGGCTTCAAAGGCGGAGCGGCGGACGGTGCAGCCGTATCATGTGGGGCAGATCGAGCATGGATGGTATGTGCTGGCGTATGATCCGGGGCGGCAGGGGATGCGGACGTTTGCGCTGCAGCGGATGACGAACCTGGAGATGCTGGGGACGACCTTTGTCCGCGATGCCAGGTTCGATGTGAGTGATCACCTGGGAGGCGGATTCGGGGTGTGGAGTTATGAAGGGCAGGAGGGCGGGCCGCATGCGGTGCGCATCCGTTTTGAGGGATATGCGGCCAGGGTGGTGGCGGAGCGCTCCTGGCATCCCTCCCAAGAGATCAAGGAACTGGACAAGGATGGGGATGTGATTGAATTCCACGCGACTCTTTCTGGCCTGGAAGAAGTGACGCGATGGGTGCTGAGCTGGGGCAGCAAGGCGAAGGTGCTGGGGCCGCCAGAGCTGAAGCGGCGGGTGCGGGAGGAACTGGTGAAGATGATGGCGGACGGGGCTGAGCCTCCATGGCAGGCAGGAGTGCCCGCCTCACTTTAA
- a CDS encoding L,D-transpeptidase family protein, whose protein sequence is MKNILWVMLPLSAALALLSGRHTGTACADCSPLIQMPDLTALWTGSAKMKLPYPAPPPPDEWRTLKPDERLAHVKDRVQAPLAALLEKQGLRLGAPAFIRIFKETRELELWMQAGGKWQLFRTYPIAAMSGTLGPKLQEGDGQAPEGFYSVTPASLNPGSTFHLSFNIGYPNAYDQHHGRTGTFIMVHGNEVSIGCFAMTDPLIEEIYLIVDAALKKGQPEVPVHTFPFPLTDQRLAEFAEHPHAPFWRELQPGYTAFETQNAPPQVTLRDGRYRIRE, encoded by the coding sequence ATGAAAAACATCCTCTGGGTCATGCTCCCGCTTTCCGCCGCATTGGCGCTGCTGAGCGGACGCCACACGGGGACAGCCTGCGCAGATTGCAGCCCACTCATCCAGATGCCAGATCTCACTGCCCTCTGGACCGGCTCCGCCAAAATGAAACTCCCCTACCCTGCCCCGCCACCGCCTGATGAGTGGCGCACACTGAAGCCTGACGAGCGCCTGGCCCATGTCAAAGACCGCGTGCAGGCCCCGCTGGCAGCACTCCTGGAAAAACAGGGGCTCCGCCTGGGTGCCCCCGCCTTCATCCGCATCTTCAAAGAAACCCGTGAGCTGGAACTCTGGATGCAGGCAGGTGGAAAATGGCAGCTCTTTCGTACCTATCCCATCGCAGCCATGTCCGGCACGCTGGGTCCCAAACTGCAAGAAGGCGACGGCCAGGCCCCCGAAGGCTTTTATTCCGTCACGCCGGCCTCCCTGAATCCCGGCAGCACCTTCCACCTCTCCTTTAACATCGGCTATCCCAATGCCTATGACCAGCATCATGGCCGCACGGGCACCTTCATCATGGTCCATGGCAATGAAGTCAGCATCGGCTGCTTTGCCATGACCGATCCCCTCATCGAAGAGATATACCTCATCGTGGACGCCGCCCTCAAAAAAGGCCAGCCGGAAGTACCCGTCCATACCTTCCCTTTTCCACTGACGGATCAGCGACTGGCCGAATTTGCGGAACATCCGCATGCCCCGTTTTGGCGTGAACTCCAGCCCGGATACACCGCCTTCGAAACTCAAAACGCACCTCCCCAAGTCACCCTCCGAGATGGCCGTTATCGCATTCGCGAATAG
- a CDS encoding vWA domain-containing protein yields MNLHLTEIAYILDRSGSMQPMQEPAIAAFNDFVKSQLDVPGDARLTLIQFDDAYEVPIPACPIQDVPQLTAATYIPRGSTALLDAIGRTIQETDRRIQALPESSRPGKVILAIFTDGQENASHQYTTPHISDLIRLYRDQKNWDFLFLAANQDAIATAASLRMDISLSGTVDFTPRGMKTTGSAMARKIRSIRMKASGQMDAQAQADDTKTLEEIVQEEEKKPQ; encoded by the coding sequence ATGAACCTCCACCTCACAGAAATCGCCTACATCCTCGACCGCTCCGGCTCCATGCAGCCCATGCAGGAACCCGCCATCGCCGCCTTCAACGACTTCGTCAAATCCCAGCTCGATGTCCCTGGCGACGCCCGCCTCACCCTCATCCAGTTTGACGACGCCTACGAAGTCCCCATCCCCGCCTGCCCCATCCAGGACGTCCCCCAGCTCACCGCCGCCACCTACATCCCCCGTGGCAGCACCGCCCTCCTCGACGCCATTGGCCGCACCATCCAGGAGACCGACCGCCGCATCCAAGCCCTCCCCGAGTCCAGCCGCCCCGGCAAAGTCATCCTCGCCATCTTCACCGACGGCCAGGAAAACGCCTCCCATCAATACACCACCCCGCACATCAGCGACCTCATCCGCCTCTACCGCGACCAGAAAAACTGGGACTTCCTCTTCCTCGCCGCCAATCAGGACGCCATCGCCACCGCCGCCTCCCTGCGCATGGACATCTCCCTCAGCGGCACCGTGGACTTTACCCCCCGGGGCATGAAAACCACCGGCAGCGCCATGGCCCGCAAAATCCGCTCCATCCGCATGAAAGCCAGCGGCCAAATGGACGCCCAAGCCCAGGCCGACGACACCAAAACCCTCGAAGAAATCGTCCAAGAAGAAGAGAAAAAACCTCAATAA
- the cas3g gene encoding type I-G CRISPR-associated helicase/endonuclease Cas3g, translating to MPAPDFSTFFSTASGPDRQPYDYQSRLAAEPCQSRLISIPTGLGKTAAVVLAWLWNRVGHPQADHRNQWPRRLVYCLPMRTLVEQTRDEAKKWLEAHGLLWDGKEPHTGKVGLHILMGGEDADPWDLYPEEDAILIGTQDMLLSRTLNRGYGMSRYRWPMHFGLLNNDCLWVLDETQLMGVGVETSAQLDGFRHLAKWLQYGPCQTWWMSATLEDARLATVDHPMPTNGWPKLMLSDEEKASGRPFALINAKKQLCAASLKLSASNKSGYARQLATYIHKLHREGTLTLVILNRVARAREVYEALTTPEKKGKQSLPPLVDSARVALIHSRFRPVDRDRHTRLLFGEGDRIVIATQAVEAGVDVSARLLISELAPWSSLVQRIGRCNRRADQDDAAVQWIDFELKNDKDDLALPYTKAELDKARAALQSLTDASPQSLSGVRVEGEKIIRPVIRRRDLLDLFDTTPDLCGQDLDISRYIRDGEDSDVQFFWRDFSSDAPAVAEPQPQRSELCRVSIGDASKFLKGDKASAWHWNALDKKWESSKVVRPGGVYLLHVSSGGYADALGWTGDSKTKPTAHPPALSMSPEGYPDDYSTFARYDLSYQQHVDGVIQRADAIVRALCMKESDQELLRLAALWHDAGKAHRVFQKMLCGEEEPAILRAKSALKVTSCDRYGFRHELASALAFLIASPVDTPQRDLAAYIIAAHHGKVRLSIRSLPGEKGDGTAPARLFTRGIWDGDALPPVPGLTAQSMVLDLSVMLMGEGQLGRSWLARMISLRDELGPFTLAYLESLLRSADMRTSAAEATEEAVGERQA from the coding sequence ATGCCCGCCCCCGATTTCAGCACCTTCTTCTCCACCGCCAGCGGCCCAGATCGCCAGCCGTACGACTACCAGTCTCGCCTAGCCGCCGAACCCTGCCAAAGCCGCCTCATCAGCATCCCCACCGGCCTCGGAAAAACCGCCGCCGTCGTCCTCGCCTGGCTCTGGAACCGTGTCGGACATCCCCAAGCTGACCATCGAAACCAATGGCCCCGCCGTCTCGTTTACTGCCTCCCCATGCGCACACTCGTGGAGCAAACACGAGATGAAGCAAAGAAGTGGTTGGAGGCTCATGGACTGCTTTGGGATGGCAAAGAGCCGCACACAGGAAAGGTCGGCCTCCACATCCTCATGGGCGGCGAGGATGCCGATCCCTGGGACCTCTACCCCGAAGAAGACGCCATCCTCATCGGCACCCAGGACATGCTTCTCAGCCGTACCCTCAATCGCGGTTACGGCATGAGCCGCTACCGCTGGCCCATGCACTTCGGTCTGCTGAACAATGACTGCCTTTGGGTGCTAGATGAAACTCAACTTATGGGGGTTGGTGTCGAGACAAGCGCCCAGCTCGATGGCTTCCGTCATCTTGCAAAGTGGCTTCAGTATGGCCCGTGTCAGACATGGTGGATGAGTGCAACGCTGGAGGATGCACGTCTCGCCACGGTAGATCACCCCATGCCGACGAATGGATGGCCAAAACTTATGTTGAGTGATGAGGAGAAGGCCAGTGGCAGACCCTTTGCACTCATTAATGCCAAAAAGCAGCTCTGCGCGGCATCACTGAAACTGAGCGCCAGCAACAAGTCTGGCTATGCCCGGCAGCTTGCCACTTACATACACAAGCTACACCGCGAAGGAACACTCACTCTGGTGATACTGAACCGCGTGGCTCGTGCCCGTGAAGTTTATGAGGCGCTCACCACGCCTGAAAAGAAGGGCAAACAGAGTCTTCCTCCGCTTGTCGATTCCGCTCGCGTCGCACTCATCCACTCCCGTTTTCGCCCGGTGGATCGGGATCGGCACACGCGGCTGCTGTTTGGCGAGGGAGACCGCATCGTCATTGCCACCCAGGCGGTTGAGGCCGGTGTGGATGTCTCGGCGCGGCTGCTGATTTCTGAGCTGGCTCCATGGTCTTCGCTTGTTCAGCGCATAGGCCGGTGCAATCGCCGTGCTGACCAAGATGACGCTGCTGTGCAGTGGATCGACTTCGAACTGAAGAATGACAAAGATGACCTCGCTTTGCCCTATACGAAGGCAGAACTCGACAAAGCTCGCGCCGCCCTCCAGTCGCTCACAGATGCCAGTCCGCAGAGCTTGAGCGGCGTTCGTGTCGAGGGGGAAAAAATCATCCGACCTGTCATCCGCCGCCGGGACTTGCTAGACCTCTTCGACACCACGCCCGATCTCTGCGGCCAGGATCTCGACATCTCCCGCTACATCCGCGATGGGGAGGACAGCGACGTACAGTTTTTCTGGCGAGATTTCAGCAGCGACGCGCCTGCTGTCGCAGAGCCGCAGCCTCAACGCTCTGAGTTATGTCGCGTCTCCATCGGCGATGCCTCGAAATTTCTGAAAGGCGACAAAGCCAGCGCCTGGCACTGGAACGCCCTCGATAAAAAATGGGAATCTAGCAAAGTTGTCCGACCTGGTGGAGTGTATCTGCTCCACGTCAGCAGCGGCGGCTACGCGGATGCTCTTGGCTGGACCGGGGATAGTAAAACGAAGCCCACCGCTCATCCGCCCGCCTTGAGCATGTCGCCTGAGGGCTATCCTGACGATTACAGCACTTTCGCGCGCTACGATCTGAGCTATCAGCAGCACGTGGATGGCGTCATCCAGCGGGCTGACGCCATTGTTCGTGCTCTGTGTATGAAGGAGTCCGATCAGGAGTTGCTGCGCCTCGCCGCCCTCTGGCATGATGCAGGCAAAGCACACCGCGTGTTCCAAAAGATGCTATGCGGTGAGGAAGAGCCCGCTATCTTGAGGGCCAAGTCGGCCCTCAAAGTCACTTCCTGCGACCGCTATGGATTCCGCCATGAACTGGCCTCCGCACTTGCCTTTCTCATCGCCAGTCCCGTTGATACTCCTCAAAGGGATTTGGCCGCCTACATCATCGCCGCACATCATGGCAAAGTGCGCCTGTCCATCCGCTCTTTGCCGGGTGAAAAAGGCGATGGAACCGCTCCCGCCCGACTTTTCACTCGTGGCATCTGGGATGGTGATGCACTTCCGCCCGTTCCCGGCCTTACCGCGCAGTCCATGGTGCTCGATCTTAGCGTCATGCTAATGGGAGAGGGGCAGCTCGGCCGCTCCTGGCTCGCCCGCATGATCTCTTTGCGAGATGAGCTTGGTCCCTTCACCCTAGCCTATCTGGAATCTCTCCTTCGCTCTGCGGACATGAGGACTTCGGCAGCAGAAGCAACCGAGGAAGCTGTTGGCGAGAGGCAGGCTTGA
- the cas7g gene encoding type I-G CRISPR-associated RAMP protein Csb1/Cas7g — protein MNLATLAVQPRLLLEAKLKPVQGSRFQPTGFPDLGAATFDGPGGAKMLLVESAQSMANRLEAVCWDTVNNDWVTPLKGLPAVLVNGKDGKPLTNSVLEAHRLNSPYIATTKDFEEIKKAIAFDDRKPFDRDPLLKALLKYDVNSLIHGIFLEKIAGVIRLPRALTGFIEASEVSTVASGGVKNDRVRASKGDEGQTAKEGFGNVPFHREEFTGKITAFFNLDLALIRGFGLGTDVEALLIAISLYKIQKFLNEGLRLRTACDLDLEELQVTRPKAGFELPSLEVLEKELPALIEKAFGGKADQRFTTVSFDS, from the coding sequence ATGAACCTCGCCACGCTTGCCGTCCAACCACGCCTCCTCCTCGAAGCCAAACTCAAGCCTGTGCAGGGCAGTCGGTTTCAGCCCACCGGCTTTCCCGATCTCGGGGCCGCCACCTTTGATGGACCTGGAGGTGCCAAAATGCTCCTTGTCGAGTCCGCCCAAAGCATGGCGAACCGCCTCGAAGCCGTCTGCTGGGACACCGTGAATAACGACTGGGTCACACCGCTCAAAGGGCTGCCCGCCGTGCTGGTAAATGGCAAGGACGGCAAGCCGCTGACAAACTCCGTGCTCGAAGCGCATCGACTGAACAGCCCCTATATTGCCACCACGAAGGACTTCGAAGAGATCAAGAAAGCCATCGCCTTTGACGACAGGAAGCCTTTTGACCGAGACCCTCTGCTAAAAGCGTTGCTCAAGTATGATGTGAACTCGCTCATCCACGGCATCTTCCTGGAGAAGATCGCTGGCGTCATCCGCCTGCCGCGAGCACTGACGGGTTTCATCGAGGCATCTGAGGTCAGCACAGTGGCCAGTGGCGGCGTGAAAAATGATCGCGTGAGAGCCTCGAAAGGCGATGAAGGACAGACGGCCAAAGAAGGCTTCGGCAACGTCCCCTTCCACCGAGAAGAATTTACCGGTAAGATCACCGCATTCTTCAATCTTGATCTCGCCCTGATTCGCGGCTTTGGACTCGGCACTGATGTCGAAGCGTTGCTCATCGCGATCTCGCTTTACAAGATTCAAAAGTTCCTGAACGAAGGACTCCGGCTCCGCACCGCTTGCGACCTTGATCTGGAAGAACTGCAAGTCACCCGGCCCAAAGCGGGCTTCGAGCTGCCGAGCTTGGAGGTTTTGGAAAAAGAACTCCCTGCGCTGATCGAGAAGGCATTTGGCGGCAAAGCGGATCAGCGTTTCACCACGGTCAGTTTCGACTCTTGA